CCAGCAATCCTCGGAAATTGACAATTACTAATGTAACTGTCTTGGGTAGCAGCCACAGCCATAGTCACCTGCTGATCAGGTGAAGCCCTCCCAGTATTTTCACTTAAATCAGTGCGGTGCAAATGCTCATCAGCGGTGATAGCCAAGGATGGAAGCCATTCCCTTGGTTTTTTGGCTGCCTCGCCAATACCACTGCTTTCAGCAGCTCGTTTCTCACCTCGCTCCTTGACTGAGGTGGACCTTCCAAAACCTGAAAGTCCTAGACTAGATTCCTGTTCATTGTCATGCATAAAAGCTCCATCTGAAAAAGAATGAGACCTCACACATTTTCCTTGCACAGCACCATATTCAGGGCCTTCTTCATCAGCATCCTTGGCAGGCTGGACAACAGCTACTTTAATTATTTCGGAGTTGGGACAatttgaatcatgtgttgcatTCACATCAGTTGTGGAGACATTGGATCTTGACATTGTAAGCCCATTATCAGACGTGCCTTCCTCTTCATTATTGGGAACTTGATCAACCCTGGAGGACCTACATGACAATGCAGAGCGCATTTTCGTTGGCACATTGGCAAACTTGCTCAATGTTAGTAAATCAGATCCATCCTTGCCCAAGAGATCACTCTCTGCATCACTCTGCTGGATAGGTAAATCCTCTGGAACAATCTGTTTCTCAATTTCATAATCATAATTGTTATCCTTCATACCCTTGTTCCCCAGATTTACTTTTGCTGGGTCACCAGAGCCCTTGGAGGGTTCACCATCAGTCTCTTCTTTCAGAACACTAAAAGAACTTGCCCTGGAGCCAGTTTCATTTGGATAGCTGTACTTACTCGGTCCTGATTCTATATCAGCAGTTTCTTCACTTTCTGGTGCCACCCCACTCTGACCAGATTTCTCCATTCCATCTCCAACATCATTGCTAACTTGCTGCTCTTCGCAGTGTCCAGAAACTGTATCATTCTCCTCTGTGTCAGGAGACATTCTATTCCTATCTGACAATGACCCCCTCCTCCCATATTCTCTACCCCACTCTGAGCTGTAACCCCGGTAATGCTCTCCTCTCCTCCTTCCCTTCACATGATTCCTCAGATTGAAGTCATCAGGGTATCTTCTCCTGCCCAACCCAGCATCAGAAGCACCACTCCCTAGCCGAGAATGGGCAGATGTTCGGCCCTCCTGCATAAGGTCTTCTTGTTGCCTAAAGTCCTGATAATCCCCTGCTTGCCTTTTGAAACTACCATTCTGCCATTTACCAGAAAGTGCACTCTGAGGTAACAATCCCTTGGAAGCTAAATACTCAGCTGCAAGCCTACCAGCTTCCATTAAAATATTGCCTTTCTGTGGCGGTGGCTGACGAAAAGATTTGGGATGGCCCTGGCCATGGGCAAAGCCACGGTTATTGAAGCTTCTATATTCGGAATTGTAAAAACCATGACCTCTAGCAGAATTATCTGGGGATATTCTGGATGCACCCATTCCCACCCCCATGGAACCTGACCTGTATCCATTTCCAGGACTTCTATGCCTAGCATGCATGTTTCTCCTTCTGGTACTACGTATCCAAGTGAAATGCTTATAAAACCTACAAGCAtgcaatcaatcaatcaatcaatcctcacaaaattgaaaacccatAACAGCAAACACAACACAAGTAGCAGGTGATTATATAGCTTCAAGTAGTAAGCAAGCAACCAATCTATCCTCGAATAGGGAATCCACAGAAAAGTTCAAATCTTTTTCATGTTAATCACATACTGTAAGGAGATGGAGAAAAAACCAGAAAGAAATAATATTGCAGAAGAAAAGGGCAGGTACTTAACAATCAAAAAGTAACATCAATCATAACAACAGTACATTTGTTGAGGTCAACAGATGAAAATGGTCAAAATATGAAGCAAATCCAGTATAACGAGGGGGATATTGTCTAAAAATCTGACCTTTCTTGTGTTTTGCTATTAAGAGAGGTACAGTGTAATTGTCCAAGAGAAGATCCAGAGATGAGGTAATTAGGGTTTGGAGATCCAGTAGTGCAGATTTATGGCCCCCACATCAAcatctcatcatcatcatcatcatcatctacaCCATGTCAGAGAAATACTAActatataagaataaaaatcctCGAAGTGGTAGAATAATTTCTCCGCTGTATAAATAAAAGGGAAGAACTTTAAGGTCAAATCGATCACAATTCACAAGTTTGTAGCTTTCCCTTCTTTCTAACAAGGAAATGTTTACACATACTTTGTAGTAACTCTACTTAACGAATACATTTAACCCTTTTTTGGTTCTTTCCTTTCCCTTCCTGCCTGTCTGGTGATGGGGTGCGGCTTTTGGATTGTTGGCGTTCGGTTTtcagatttttcttctcttttactcattaattttacaaaaaatagagtaagattaaattaaaaaggaaaagaatgaGAGTGATTATTTGTTTTCCCACCTCCATGCTCTGGCACGTGTTCACGCGCCTTCCTCTCCACCTCCTACTTATGAATAGAGATGGTGAGTGAGACACATGACATGACTGTCTCAACCTGTCCAGAAGAAGCACTAGCAGGTAAAAATACTAGCTGTGTGTTTGTGCATGTGACTAcactccgtttttttttttttttttttttaagctgagTTTATTGCTATAAACAATGATTTATTGTTTACATGGGAATTTTGAGTGTAATttggtaaataatattttttttattagtatagaTATTCGGACTAGATTATATAaacctcaattaattttataaattttaaaattaataaatatataaatttttaaaaattctaaaatttgtgTGATTTCTAGAAGATAAAAGCTAATGAGTTGAACCTCGggaattgtaaaattaattattattagagaGGATGAGGCAAAGGTTGGCAGAGAAATTACAAGGGGCGGGAGGGACGTGTGatgacaaaacaaaacaagagaaGGTGAGAAATGGGTGGGTTGTCGTGATAAGGTTCTCTCTTTCCATTAACAAAAAGGGAGATTTAGACCTACCTTTTGCTAATTCTATTTTTCCTGCTTTCCGACAGTCGCACACATCTTTgtgtgatttaaaaatattttaaaaaaaagttaatattttttaatttataattttttaatattttcaaattattttaatatattaatattaatttaattatgattttcagCCTAACTAGCGGTGCTTGGCCTTTTCctctttttgtatatttataacttttttctgtatttttttaaataaaattttaatttagatttaaatgaataattattctctcttttattttgtttatttaaatttttcaaattactgattatttattaattattttgtacgcatttaattttgaacaaattattctaattcatctataaaattttctttttatgttttatatgaatataaaatatttattttttataatatttataatatgtataacattacatattattttttttcttttttatttcacttaatcaatttcatatgtatctatttttattattgtttgattaaataaaatttgattttgataaacaAAGTCATTAAAAACAACCGGGTTAAAAGCATGTGTTGTGaagttaaatatttttgcatttatatatgtctcttaattttttattttccaactccatttattgttaatgattgtttttcttcatttattagcacacatggttttatttatttatttgactaCATGTATACATAAAGTTTTTGATTTACACTTTGAATGCTTTTGTGTATAGAAATGTATTGAAAAGGCCTGCATGTATAATTTTCttggtaaaaaaacatatatttgatCCGTGGCGGAATGCAAGTCAAATGGCTAGctatattaacaaaaacaataaaatgcgTAGCCTAAACGCTGTAAGGAATAGTATACACACAGACACAAAACTATTCATTGCAATAGTTAACTTACAGTTTTGTCCTTTGAATAATATCATAATCCAATTTTGaaccctaaaaaattatttcataaaaaatactcattcaaaaaatccaaaaaatttaaatttaaaattcaaaaatattttatagacaCAAAGAGATAAGCCTTTGAGCTGCAAAAGATCAAAATACTACATGAATAACAAGATTGGAAGATTTTGACAagatgagatgaaaaaaaaaaaagaaaattgaggttgaaatcCAAACTTATACATGTTTAATTGACTTATTCAAgtatttaattgaagagaaaaaaattaagcttgaaagttaaaaaaattggaagaattgattaagtttaaggacttaatGAAATTTATAATGGGTTTTGTGGATTCAATTAaggactcaattaaaaaaaaaatcaagtctgGAGCTGGCATAATCCGAATCAATTGGTAAAAATTGGAAGATTAGAGGCAcaaatgaaattttgaaaagctaaatCGATGCAATTAGAAGCTTAGttgaaagaaatttgaaatacaaagttcaattaaaaaccatatTAAAGAAACTCAAAATCAAGCATCCACTTGTAAAATACACGAGACTTTAGagattaaaatcaatgaaatcaagaggcaaattaaaaaatatatatataaatggtcAAGGGCTCTATTGCAAAGTGCTAAAGGTAcaatgatcaaataaaaaaataccataattttattattcattatctttttacctttaaataaaagaataagatgcAAATACTCATTTTTCAATCCTAATTTCTGTATCGTCCCTTCACCATTCCTCACAAATCTTATACCAACTTATATTCTAAGCTAAAATCCCAGCTTTAATGGTACCAAAAACATCTAAGATTTTCTATCAAAAACAATACTCAGCATTATATTGCCAGCATAAATAGCCTTGGTATTCCCTTTGTTAGTTGCAGAACAGGCTTTTTGCTCTTGGCTCTAATAAATAACTGAGATCTATTCTCCTGCATCAAAGGTCTAGATCTCATTAAACTATCAACCCCAAAACcttattattacttttataaaaatccCACAAAACCCTAACTGAATCAGTGAAGAGAGAAGCACTGACACGAATACTGCCTCCAACAGCCCTTTTCCTTATGCTTTCCAGCCTGAAACCAACCAAGAAACAGCCCTCGAATCATCACAACCCCTCCACAGCACCACCATGACCTCCTCAGCCACTCCAGGAGCTACAAACGTGAGCAGAGTCTCCATCCCAGCAGCTCATCACCAACCTTCAGCCTTCATCTCCTCTGCATTTTGAGAAACAATGGAAGATCTTCCTTAGCGCGCAGTATCCATTGTCATCTTCTCCTAATTTTCATTCCTCCATTGAAGCAGCTGCTCGTGAGCCTCCCGCACCAGCAACTTCTTCCCGGTCCAGCACTAAAGGCCAGCCACCCTTTCAGAAGCAGCACCGTAATCTCCCTCAAGCTCGCCACCAGCATGCTCACCACCGCAAACGACCTCCCTTTTATTCCTCAACCATAGCAGCTGCAACCAAAGACATCTTCTCTTCAATCCTGAGCAACAGTGGAAGCCCCTCCTTCCAGCAGCATCCAGCGGCTCTCATCGTCAACCAAAAGCACAGCCCACCCATCATAGAATCCACCGGCTAGcagacccttttttttatttattcccaTCAAGGCCAGCAACAACACTCAACCAAAATCACTGCCTTCTGTCGACAGCGCTAAAGTTGCACTTCCAGGACCAGCAACGACGATAGCTTCAGCAACCATGAGCATATCCACCGTGAGCCACCTTCATCACGACAGAGTCTCCAGCCATGCAACACTCCCTCTCGGCTATGTAACCCTCTTCCTTCTTCCCTCCTTCAGGTATTATTTCTGGTGCACGCAGAACGTtgattaattcacgttctgcgaAGAGAATAAAAAGGGGCTGGATCTTCCTTCCAGCCCAGccctactaaaaaaataagaagtagTCGGGCCGTCTGTAGACCCAATCAAAACGGGCTGATTTTTGGCCTCGACCCAACAAGCCCAACTGTTAGGCTAAGGAAAGTGTTTGTCAAATAAATTATAGTGCCTAGTGCCTTTCCCTTAGTTTTagtttattcttatttttttgttttaacaaacAAGTCCCAAAATAGTTTccagaaattttaaaaaaaaattattttcaagttcTTCACATGTTTttccatcaattttatttaatattgaactttagacttatatgataacaaacctaatattaaaaataattgattttttctgaaatttcaaaaaacaattcaaaaaataaaaaaatacctttatttttttaaaaatataaaaatatgttttgtttgtaTGCATATTGTCAAATTCTAAAGttttcattcatatttttttataaaaaataaaaattgtatttttatcatactttaaaaaatacaaaaatcactcattaatattataattagtttATAATTATCTATTAGAACTTagcttatatttcaaaaatatcataaaaattattttctttacttttataCGTAAAATATATTCCtgttattatataaaaagatagttctttttttatttttatgatttgatattagaataattaggttttaatttgataaaaaaaaaatcttcttattaagaattttttttttcaaattttagacAGACCAACAAATTTACAATACTGTATACCTGTAATGTTGTGGCATTTCCATCCTCGAATAATACCacttttctcaatttcattcgTGCTCCTTTTATAACActcttcaataattaatttaacttctCCAGTATTAAAGAAACACCTGCCAGTTTTCTCTTAccccaaaattaattaattaattaaaaatgcaatccACTTTTTGCTCACTGATTGGCAGCAAGTGAAGGTTACATGCAAGTCTCCAATTCGTAAGCATTCATTATTTCTCTTAATGTATTTAGCATTTTCTGGGCCtggctttaaattattttaatagtgaAATACATAAcgtataaagaataaaatcacATGGATACGGATATCACatggtttaatttttcataCAAGCATCAGGAGGAGGGAACACAAATAACTTGTGGCATTTGCCCttttctatataatatatagataGATAGGAGTATATGTTCCTATTTTCCTTGTAACAACGACAAAAATCATAACAACAATTAACAAATAAACGTTTTGATAAGATattagagaaattaaaaattttacatCTGAGGCAGCCTACTCATTATGTGGTGATACACTGCTGGATTGTTGGAGGACAGGCTCATATTAGCTTCAGTCACTGGCTCCACCTTTGCTTCTCCTTTCGGCATCATCAACCCCATTTCATTCACTGCACGTTGCTGTGCTAGGTATGGATGCATGGGCATAACTGGCATCCTTGGTTGCCCTGGACCTAACCCAGCCATTCCCATATTGGCAAACCCAGGTTGATTCATTCCAAATGAGAAGCCAGCCGGAGGCCCCGGCTGCTGCCTGAAGGACCCAAATGCAGGAGGCCTCTCAAATCTACTAGTCATGCTGTTGTGAACTTGGGATGCCTCAGGTCTGTGAACATGGGTTTGAACGGCGACGCCAGCTTGGGATGGTGTGGCATTAGAGGTGCCAGAGTTGACATGGTTGCTATTGCGAGCAGCAGGGACATCATGATTGTGCTTCCCCTCATACGTAGTGATCACCGACTTAAGGTCATGCGATGCCCTCTCCACATGCTTTCTCACCGTGCAGCCTGCGCTAGTGCACTTGTAGTAACTCCTGCAAGAAAGATCACCCGCCcgatttttcaatttcaaatggtCAACAATTCATTCCTTCATGCACAAGAAACTATTCATTTAACTAGAGGTGCTTCCCCAATGTTGATTTAACTACCTAGGATTTGGATTTCCTTTAACAACTTTCTGTCCATACTTTCTCCAGCGATATCCATCGTCAAGGATATCCACCTCACTGGTTGTCTGGACCACAACTCTAGGCTCACGAATTGCTCTGGTGGCTCCACTCATTTCGGTTGCATATGTTTCAACTTTCC
This is a stretch of genomic DNA from Populus alba chromosome 11, ASM523922v2, whole genome shotgun sequence. It encodes these proteins:
- the LOC118029422 gene encoding uncharacterized protein At4g26450, which translates into the protein MHARHRSPGNGYRSGSMGVGMGASRISPDNSARGHGFYNSEYRSFNNRGFAHGQGHPKSFRQPPPQKGNILMEAGRLAAEYLASKGLLPQSALSGKWQNGSFKRQAGDYQDFRQQEDLMQEGRTSAHSRLGSGASDAGLGRRRYPDDFNLRNHVKGRRRGEHYRGYSSEWGREYGRRGSLSDRNRMSPDTEENDTVSGHCEEQQVSNDVGDGMEKSGQSGVAPESEETADIESGPSKYSYPNETGSRASSFSVLKEETDGEPSKGSGDPAKVNLGNKGMKDNNYDYEIEKQIVPEDLPIQQSDAESDLLGKDGSDLLTLSKFANVPTKMRSALSCRSSRVDQVPNNEEEGTSDNGLTMSRSNVSTTDVNATHDSNCPNSEIIKVAVVQPAKDADEEGPEYGAVQGKCVRSHSFSDGAFMHDNEQESSLGLSGFGRSTSVKERGEKRAAESSGIGEAAKKPREWLPSLAITADEHLHRTDLSENTGRASPDQQVTMAVAATQDSYISNCQFPRIAGEPGFKYAEEKQLFPSSFKIVDLNLMETSDINETHCSDPVLTYPSIMTTKREAPQVDIDLSISNSNVSGEYARHMSYGKQVQIIDLENDCTLEDKDFDNSQRKMETAFTGPEGFPSLSQNTGDITDVQVNYDGLMLAEFLNNLSNCTSVPDNITPLQNEMDLDNGEGTLGDDDSIYMSLGEIPLSFIPAWEPPAPQEYEKPF